From Camelina sativa cultivar DH55 chromosome 20, Cs, whole genome shotgun sequence, the proteins below share one genomic window:
- the LOC104771965 gene encoding putative invertase inhibitor codes for MKFLVSLVMFSLLLNDFTSAQTLIQDSCKKAAATNLQLKYDFCVNSLTQDPESKTATTLEGLVFASTKNAAAKIMKVKRFVEQILKAKKYGPGMEAVLSTCVELYDEANGSLNTAFSSVQSHDYNTANLYMSAALDAPDNCEDGFKEGKLKKSPVTKENNILLQTILIPLAFTNML; via the coding sequence atgaaatttttggtttcattggttatgttttctcttctcttgaaCGATTTCACATCTGCACAAACTCTCATTCAAGATTCTTGCAAGAAAGCTGCTGCTACGAACCTACAGCTGAAATACGATTTCTGCGTCAATTCTCTTACACAAGATCCAGAAAGTAAAACTGCAACTACTCTCGAAGGTCTGGTTTTTGCGTCGACGAAGAATGCTGCGGCAAAAATTATGAAAGTGAAAAGATTCGTTGAACAGATTCTTAAGGCCAAGAAGTATGGACCAGGTATGGAGGCAGTGTTGAGCACCTGTGTCGAGCTTTATGATGAGGCTAATGGTTCTTTGAACACTGCTTTCTCAAGTGTTCAATCGCATGACTATAATACCGCTAACCTGTATATGAGTGCTGCTTTGGATGCACCAGACAATTGCGAAGATGGATTCAAGGAAGGAAAGCTAAAGAAGTCGCCTGTTACTAAAGAGAACAATATTTTGCTTCAAACGATTTTGATTCCTTTGGCTTTTACTAATATGCTATGA